The segment CGGCGAACCGGCGGTTCACCTCGACGTAGCGCTCCCACCACTGCCGGTGATAGGTCGGTTTGACGATGACGTCGTGATACAACGGCCAGAGCGTGGCGTTGGAGAAGCCCTCGTAATACAGCGCGACGTCCTCGGCGGACAGCCGCACCGGGTAGAGCTTCAGGTCATCCTGGACGATGGGTTCCTCGTCGCCGTCGGCGACACCGGGCCAGCCGATCCAGGCGCCGCGTTGCTTGCGCAGGATCGGTTCCAGGGCGGTGACCAGCCCACCGGGGCTGCGCTTCCAGGTGGTGGTGCCATCGGGTAGCACCACCTGATCGATCGGCAGCCGATTGGCGACCACGACGAAATCGGCTTGGCCCCCCTCTGGGGCGGAGTCGTCGGTATCGACTCCCATCGACACCTAGGCCTCGAGCTTTGCCGGTCCGATACCGAGCATGGCGAGGAAGGTGCGACATTCGTCGGCGTCGGTGGCGTAGGCGGCCACCACGCGGCGAGCCATGCTGGCGGTGTCGTCGGCCACGGGCTCGACGTCGCCGATCTCGGCGCTATCTGTTTTGGCGGGCATCACATAATTCTAGGCGAAGTCCCGGCCATCGCCGTCGGCACCCGTGTAAATGTGTAGCTGTGCAAATTACTTTGGCAGGACAGACGGTCCTGGTGACCGGCGGTGGAAGCGGTATCGGCAAGGGTGTGGCGGCGGAGGTGGTCGCCAGCGGCGGCAACGCCATGCTGGTCGGGCGCAACGCCGACAAGCTGTCGGCGGCGGTGGACGAGATCACCGCGGGGCCCGGGGATGGCGAGGTGCGCTTCGAACCCGCCGATGTCACCAACGAGGACGAGGTGGCCCGCGCGGTCGACGCGGCGACGGCGTGGACGGGCCGGCTGAACGGAGTGGTGCACTGTGCGGGCGGCACCGAGACCATCGGCCCGCTGACGCAGGTCGATTCCGAGGGCTGGCGCCGCGCGGTCGACCTGAATGTCAACGGCAGCATGTACGTGCTCAAGCATTCGGCGCGCGAACTGGTGCGCGGCGGCGGTGGGTCCTTCATCGGGATCTCGTCGATCGCCGCGAGCAACACCCACCGCTGGTTCGGTGCCTACGGGGTCACCAAGGCCGCGCTGGATCACCTGATGATGCTGGCCGCCGACGAACTCGGGCCGTCCTGGGTGCGGGTGAACTCCATCCGGCCGGGCCTGATCGCCACCGATATGGTCGCCCCGATCCTGTCCATGCCGGAACTCAGCGGTGACTATGCGGCCCAGACCCCGCTGCCGCGCCACGGCGAGGTGGAAGACATCGCGAATGCCGCGGTGTTCCTGCTCAGCGATGCCTCGGGCTGGATCACCGGTCAGGTGATCAATATCGACGGCGGTCACGGTCTGCGGCGCGGACCCGATCTGTCGGCGATGCTGGAGCCCGTCTTCGGTGCGGACGGGCTGCGCGGGGTCGTCGAGCGCTAGCCGGACTACTTCTGCAGCTTCTCTGCGCAGTACGCCTGCGCGGCGATACCGGCGAAGGTGGTGATCTCGTCGTTGGACAGGTCGGCGTTGTCCTTGATGTAGTACAGCGCCTTCTCGATGCCCTTGTCGCCGCCGTTGCCCAGCTTGCGGCACATCGACTGGGCCATGTCGATCGCCTTGGAGTCGGTGCCGACCTGCACACCGTGCTCGGTGAGTGCCGCCAGGAACTGCTGATCGGTCTCGGTCGGTTCGTCGGCCGCGGCCGGTGCCGCGAGCGCGGTGGCGGCGCCGACGGCCACGATGACCGCGCCCATGACGCTCTTGAAACTCATCGGTTCTCCTGTCCCGTCACCAACGCACAGTACGCACACGCACACTGTGGTGAATATCGGCAGGTGAAGCGGCTGCGTTACGGAGTGGCACCCTCGTCGATGTGCTCGGCGGCGCGTTTCACCGCGTTGACGATGCCCTGATAGCCGGTGCACCGACAGAAGTTGCCGGACAGGCCCTCCCGGATCTCGGCATCGGTGGGGGACGGATTGTCGGCCAGCAGCGCGGTGATGGAGGTGACGAAACCGGGCGTGCAGAAGCCGCACTGCAGGCCGTGGCATTCCCGCATGGCGGCCTGTACCGGTGAGAGCTCACCGTCGGGGGATGCGATGCCCTCCACGGTGGTCACCTCCCGGCCGTCGGCCTGCACGGCCAGCACCAGGCAGGACCGTACGGCCTGGCCGTCCAGCAACACCGTGCAGGCGCCGCAGGCGCCGTGCTCACAGCCAAGGTGGGTGCCGGTCAGCCCGCAGTTCTCCCGGAGGTGATCGGCCAGCGTCACGCGCGGTTCGACGGTGTCGCGGTACTGGCGACCGTTCACCGACACCGCGACGGGTAGTTCATGCATCGAGTGCCTCCGTGGTTGCGTCGGTCCAGGCTCGGGCGACCATCGCCGCTCCCACCCGGGTGCGGTAGGACGCCGACCCTTGCAGATCGGCCGGGATGTCTTCGAGTTCGGACAACGCCAGCCGCCCGAATTCCGCCGCGGTGATGTCGGAGACGGCCCTGCCGGTGATCGCCCGCTCGGCCGGGGTGCCCCGTTCGGGCGTGGAACCCAGCCCGAGCAGGCCCACCGCGCAACGCTTCACCCGGTTCTCGGCGTCGAGTTCGACGGCCACCGTCGCACCCGCGATCGCGAAGTCGCCGTGCCTGCGCGCGAACTCGTGCACGGCAAAACCGGTTCGTCCGGACCAGACCG is part of the Mycobacterium adipatum genome and harbors:
- a CDS encoding (2Fe-2S)-binding protein, which encodes MHELPVAVSVNGRQYRDTVEPRVTLADHLRENCGLTGTHLGCEHGACGACTVLLDGQAVRSCLVLAVQADGREVTTVEGIASPDGELSPVQAAMRECHGLQCGFCTPGFVTSITALLADNPSPTDAEIREGLSGNFCRCTGYQGIVNAVKRAAEHIDEGATP
- a CDS encoding SDR family oxidoreductase → MQITLAGQTVLVTGGGSGIGKGVAAEVVASGGNAMLVGRNADKLSAAVDEITAGPGDGEVRFEPADVTNEDEVARAVDAATAWTGRLNGVVHCAGGTETIGPLTQVDSEGWRRAVDLNVNGSMYVLKHSARELVRGGGGSFIGISSIAASNTHRWFGAYGVTKAALDHLMMLAADELGPSWVRVNSIRPGLIATDMVAPILSMPELSGDYAAQTPLPRHGEVEDIANAAVFLLSDASGWITGQVINIDGGHGLRRGPDLSAMLEPVFGADGLRGVVER
- a CDS encoding DUF732 domain-containing protein → MSFKSVMGAVIVAVGAATALAAPAAADEPTETDQQFLAALTEHGVQVGTDSKAIDMAQSMCRKLGNGGDKGIEKALYYIKDNADLSNDEITTFAGIAAQAYCAEKLQK